In one Niveibacterium umoris genomic region, the following are encoded:
- a CDS encoding ParB/RepB/Spo0J family partition protein, with amino-acid sequence MGTAFKDATTEYKLIELARVVSDPDHPRRQCDETGLRRLSESIAEFGLIQPIVVQPADAEGKHRIIVGERRLRAANLAGLTAIPALVHRCEPGEALEIQVFENLGQGVRLPLAPREMAHALKAIARGFESPDAAAERFGQDADWLEQKTAPANLTPKVEALLDTGRVSSCTTAVQLDKLARKNEARLDALVAELEEGEKLPKARIEEVLVAEGVKRAKKKPDPVAEPVVVEASAVMAAPAVSNPAARRVNPGKVRMVAQILGIDDGDETLVLDRLIDEFLAIKGEGTPPF; translated from the coding sequence GTGGGCACGGCTTTCAAGGACGCGACAACGGAGTACAAACTGATCGAGCTGGCGCGGGTAGTCTCGGATCCAGACCATCCCCGGCGGCAGTGCGACGAGACCGGCCTGAGGCGTCTGTCGGAATCGATTGCCGAATTCGGCTTGATCCAGCCGATCGTCGTGCAACCTGCCGACGCCGAGGGCAAACATCGCATCATAGTTGGTGAGCGTCGTCTGCGCGCCGCCAACCTCGCAGGGCTGACCGCCATCCCGGCGCTGGTACACCGCTGCGAGCCCGGCGAGGCGCTGGAGATCCAGGTCTTCGAAAACCTGGGGCAGGGCGTTCGCCTGCCGCTTGCGCCGCGCGAAATGGCGCACGCCCTCAAGGCGATCGCCCGTGGTTTCGAATCGCCTGACGCTGCCGCCGAGCGATTTGGCCAAGACGCCGATTGGCTGGAGCAAAAGACCGCACCGGCCAATCTCACCCCCAAGGTAGAAGCGCTGCTCGATACCGGCCGCGTCAGCAGTTGCACGACTGCAGTGCAGCTCGACAAGCTTGCGCGCAAGAATGAGGCCCGCCTCGACGCCTTGGTCGCAGAACTCGAAGAAGGCGAAAAGCTGCCCAAGGCGCGTATCGAAGAGGTCTTGGTGGCCGAAGGGGTGAAGCGTGCAAAGAAGAAGCCGGACCCCGTCGCCGAACCGGTTGTGGTCGAAGCATCGGCCGTGATGGCGGCGCCGGCAGTCTCGAATCCGGCTGCGCGCCGCGTGAATCCGGGAAAGGTGCGGATGGTGGCCCAGATCCTGGGCATCGACGATGGTGACGAAACCTTGGTGCTGGATCGTCTGATCGACGAATTCCTCGCGATCAAGGGCGAAGGTACGCCGCCCTTCTGA
- a CDS encoding ComEA family DNA-binding protein translates to MILAGAVLLAANTCQAAAGGASAGQVPSGHPSVATKSKPAAQAPLIDINSASKAQLKTLYGIGDVEADRIIKARPLLTKTDLVTKAGLPTGLYVANKRRIIAVQKTAPTPKG, encoded by the coding sequence ATGATCCTTGCCGGGGCCGTCCTGCTCGCGGCGAACACATGCCAGGCAGCGGCTGGCGGTGCGTCAGCAGGTCAGGTGCCTTCCGGGCATCCTTCTGTCGCGACCAAGAGCAAGCCTGCCGCACAAGCGCCGCTGATCGACATCAACAGCGCAAGCAAGGCGCAACTGAAAACCCTTTACGGAATCGGCGACGTGGAAGCGGACCGCATCATCAAGGCGCGCCCGCTGCTCACGAAGACGGACCTCGTCACCAAGGCGGGATTGCCCACGGGCCTCTACGTCGCGAACAAGCGACGGATCATCGCGGTCCAGAAGACCGCGCCGACTCCCAAAGGTTAG
- a CDS encoding RNA methyltransferase, with amino-acid sequence MRIEDIRTRLLAGGAKAIHEQRVLRAWVNAQPIGSGPHKAEDFLPLALRNDLPALSAELQALARLRSEHPGEDGSARLLVELADGQTVESVLLPRDGLCVSTQVGCAVGCVFCMTGRDGLLRQLGSAEIVAQVVLARTRRFVKKVVFMGMGEPAHNLDNVLEAIDLLGTAGGIGHKNLVFSTVGDHRVFERLPQGRVKPALALSLHTTKADLRAELLPRAPRIHPAELIERGERYARATGYPIQYQWTLIDGVNDGDDELEAIVRLLAGKYAIMNMIPYNTVPELAFRRPDWARATQIARSLHQRGVLTKLRNSAGQDVDGGCGQLRAREMAKGREARAQRIEAKRVLVVPRVS; translated from the coding sequence ATGCGTATCGAAGACATTCGCACGCGTCTCCTGGCAGGTGGCGCAAAGGCAATTCACGAGCAGCGTGTGCTGCGTGCTTGGGTCAATGCACAGCCGATCGGCAGCGGCCCGCACAAGGCCGAGGATTTCCTTCCCCTGGCACTGCGCAATGACCTACCCGCGTTGAGTGCAGAACTCCAGGCGCTCGCCCGGCTGCGGTCCGAGCATCCCGGCGAGGACGGCTCGGCCCGATTGCTGGTGGAACTTGCCGACGGGCAAACCGTGGAAAGCGTGCTGCTGCCGCGCGACGGGCTGTGCGTGTCGACGCAGGTTGGTTGCGCGGTTGGCTGCGTATTCTGCATGACCGGGCGTGACGGGCTGCTGCGCCAGCTCGGCAGCGCCGAGATCGTTGCGCAGGTGGTGCTCGCGCGCACCCGGCGCTTCGTCAAGAAGGTTGTCTTCATGGGCATGGGCGAGCCGGCCCACAACCTGGACAACGTGCTCGAAGCGATCGACCTGCTCGGCACGGCCGGCGGTATCGGGCACAAGAACCTTGTTTTTTCGACGGTCGGCGACCATCGCGTGTTCGAGCGCCTGCCGCAGGGGCGCGTCAAACCGGCGCTGGCCTTGTCGCTGCACACCACCAAGGCGGATCTGCGCGCAGAACTGCTGCCGCGCGCACCGCGCATCCACCCGGCCGAACTGATCGAACGCGGGGAACGCTATGCGCGTGCAACCGGCTATCCGATCCAGTACCAGTGGACGCTGATTGACGGCGTGAATGATGGCGACGACGAACTCGAAGCGATCGTGAGGCTGCTCGCGGGCAAGTACGCCATCATGAACATGATCCCCTACAACACGGTGCCCGAACTGGCGTTCAGGCGGCCGGACTGGGCGCGTGCGACGCAGATCGCCCGCAGCCTGCATCAGCGCGGCGTGCTGACGAAACTGCGCAATTCGGCCGGGCAGGACGTGGATGGTGGCTGTGGGCAATTACGCGCGCGAGAGATGGCGAAAGGGCGTGAGGCCCGTGCGCAGCGCATCGAGGCGAAGCGGGTGCTTGTGGTTCCTCGCGTGTCCTAG
- a CDS encoding DmsE family decaheme c-type cytochrome encodes MNIAKFVLSSAIVAATGFLCLAALAEDEAAPAAKAAAPAVASPGTQYSAKGADTCLECHDADSDTANFTTAGIFKGKHGNPKNAHSPFGQKGMQCEACHGPGDRHSTQKSKRTETINSLKANSWMPVAERNEVCLSCHLNRSRNAWHAEVHDRNQLACTDCHKLHVGKDPVLVKQTESEVCFTCHKKQRADFQKTSSHPVRFGKMACSDCHNTHGTATQALLKKPTLNQTCYSCHAEKRGPLMWEHAPVTEDCSLCHTSHGSVRTALLNKSTPSLCQECHSVAGHPAVPRTGAALPANGGTGAIFVVAGSCTNCHTQVHGSNHPSGNKLLR; translated from the coding sequence ATGAACATCGCAAAATTCGTGCTCTCCTCGGCGATTGTGGCGGCGACAGGATTCCTGTGCCTGGCCGCGTTGGCCGAGGACGAAGCCGCACCGGCCGCCAAGGCTGCTGCGCCCGCCGTCGCCAGCCCCGGCACGCAGTACAGCGCAAAGGGCGCCGACACCTGTCTCGAATGCCATGACGCGGACAGCGATACGGCGAACTTCACGACCGCTGGCATCTTCAAGGGCAAGCACGGCAACCCCAAGAACGCGCACAGCCCGTTCGGCCAGAAGGGCATGCAGTGCGAAGCCTGCCACGGACCGGGCGACCGCCATTCAACGCAGAAGAGCAAGCGCACCGAGACGATCAACAGCCTCAAGGCTAATTCGTGGATGCCGGTGGCCGAACGCAACGAGGTCTGCCTGTCGTGCCACCTGAATCGCTCACGCAACGCGTGGCATGCCGAGGTACACGACCGCAACCAGCTCGCGTGTACCGACTGCCACAAGCTGCATGTGGGCAAGGATCCGGTACTCGTCAAACAGACTGAGTCCGAAGTCTGCTTCACCTGCCACAAGAAGCAGCGCGCCGACTTCCAGAAGACTTCGTCGCACCCGGTTCGCTTCGGCAAGATGGCGTGCAGCGACTGCCACAACACGCACGGCACCGCGACCCAGGCCCTGCTGAAAAAGCCGACGCTGAACCAGACCTGCTACAGCTGTCACGCCGAGAAGCGTGGCCCGCTGATGTGGGAGCACGCGCCGGTCACCGAAGACTGCTCGCTGTGTCACACCAGCCACGGCTCAGTGCGCACCGCCCTGCTGAACAAGAGCACCCCATCGCTGTGCCAGGAATGCCACTCGGTCGCTGGCCATCCGGCAGTCCCGCGCACGGGAGCAGCGTTGCCCGCCAATGGCGGAACGGGCGCCATCTTCGTCGTCGCCGGCAGTTGCACGAATTGCCATACGCAGGTCCATGGTTCGAACCACCCCAGCGGCAACAAGCTGCTGCGGTAA
- a CDS encoding MtrB/PioB family decaheme-associated outer membrane protein — protein sequence MKTFSPLFLLCALGALSVVSGTAVAGDPSQWKCESCPFEKAATTAAIDAGVGYVSEDSKKFGDYTGLDQKGAYAVINGSAEYRDDNGRFGSVTATDLGIDVRSIKAEGGQAGVYSVRFGYDELPHYLTGSAKTPFIGNGSGTQTLPAGFPIATSASMPAGALQAVDIGFKRSTIDLGGTWFAGENWTSKISVRHDTKDGTKRSSGSFFSSASQLVAPVDQTTDQIEVSTSYTGTKWQGTVGYYGSIFRNSDASLTWANPFNPVVAGATSGQLALAPDNQFHQFFANGTYTILPQLHASGDIAWGRMTQDASLLSPTTNAAILATLPAMPANSLNGEVNTYNSSVRLAYDISDKFRISGSYAHNGHDNRTPSLAWPVVATDMFVDTTVRKNQPFSFKQDLYKASADYRGLDWLKASIGFQEDDRMRTLQDTVYTREGSLWGRFVFQMKEYASLAVKLAHGERKNSGYGSATWVSPAENPYMRKYNLADRWRDSSSVRADITAIEGITIGLFGDYSMDDYRHSSVGLTEGKSTSYGGDVSAALGENTRIQFFAQSERVRSTQAGSSTATFANWTAYNEDVSDVFGVGLKQTAISGALELGANWAYAKTHSDVALSGVGTDAGFPAATTEQDTVKLYANYRIRENMWINGSYWYEHFRSSDWHNDGVTPTSVPNLVAFGEESPSYHVNVVSVSLRYRF from the coding sequence ATGAAAACCTTCAGCCCTTTGTTCCTGCTGTGCGCCCTGGGCGCGCTGTCGGTAGTGAGCGGCACCGCCGTTGCCGGTGACCCCTCCCAGTGGAAGTGCGAATCCTGTCCCTTCGAAAAGGCGGCGACCACCGCGGCAATCGATGCCGGCGTCGGCTACGTCTCCGAAGACTCGAAGAAGTTCGGCGACTACACCGGCCTCGATCAGAAAGGCGCCTATGCCGTCATCAATGGCTCGGCCGAGTACCGTGACGACAACGGCCGCTTCGGTTCGGTGACTGCCACCGACCTCGGCATCGATGTGCGTTCGATCAAGGCCGAGGGTGGCCAGGCCGGGGTCTATTCGGTGCGCTTTGGCTACGATGAACTCCCCCACTACCTGACCGGGTCCGCCAAGACCCCTTTCATTGGCAACGGAAGTGGCACACAGACGCTGCCGGCGGGCTTCCCGATCGCGACCAGCGCATCGATGCCGGCCGGCGCCCTGCAGGCGGTGGACATCGGCTTCAAGCGCAGCACGATTGACCTGGGTGGCACCTGGTTCGCTGGCGAGAACTGGACGAGCAAGATCAGCGTGCGTCACGACACCAAGGACGGCACCAAACGCAGTTCCGGCTCGTTTTTCTCCAGCGCCTCGCAACTCGTCGCCCCGGTCGATCAGACCACCGACCAGATCGAGGTGAGCACCTCTTACACCGGAACCAAGTGGCAGGGCACCGTCGGCTATTACGGCTCGATCTTCCGCAACTCGGACGCATCGTTGACCTGGGCGAACCCGTTCAACCCGGTCGTCGCCGGTGCCACGAGCGGGCAACTGGCGCTGGCGCCGGACAACCAGTTCCACCAGTTCTTCGCCAACGGCACCTACACGATCCTGCCGCAATTGCATGCGAGCGGCGACATCGCCTGGGGCCGCATGACACAAGACGCATCGTTGCTGTCACCCACCACCAATGCGGCAATCCTCGCCACGCTTCCGGCGATGCCGGCGAATTCGCTCAATGGTGAGGTCAATACCTACAACAGCAGTGTGCGGTTGGCCTACGACATCAGCGACAAGTTCCGGATCAGCGGCAGCTACGCGCACAACGGCCACGACAACCGCACGCCAAGCCTCGCCTGGCCGGTGGTCGCCACCGACATGTTTGTCGACACGACCGTGCGCAAGAACCAGCCCTTCTCGTTCAAGCAGGATCTGTACAAGGCGAGCGCGGACTATCGCGGCCTCGACTGGCTGAAAGCGAGCATCGGCTTCCAGGAAGACGACCGCATGCGGACCCTGCAGGATACGGTCTATACGCGGGAAGGCTCGCTGTGGGGCCGCTTCGTTTTCCAGATGAAGGAATACGCCTCGCTGGCGGTCAAGCTCGCCCATGGCGAACGCAAGAACTCCGGCTACGGCTCCGCCACCTGGGTGTCGCCGGCCGAAAACCCGTACATGCGCAAGTACAACCTGGCCGATCGGTGGCGCGACAGCAGCAGCGTGCGCGCGGACATCACGGCGATCGAAGGCATCACGATCGGACTCTTCGGCGACTACTCGATGGATGACTATCGTCACTCCAGCGTCGGCCTGACCGAAGGCAAGAGCACCAGCTACGGTGGCGATGTGTCTGCGGCGCTGGGCGAGAACACGCGCATCCAGTTCTTCGCGCAGAGCGAGCGGGTTCGTTCGACACAGGCAGGCAGTTCCACCGCTACGTTCGCAAACTGGACTGCCTACAACGAGGACGTCAGTGACGTCTTCGGTGTCGGCCTCAAGCAAACTGCAATCAGCGGCGCGCTCGAACTCGGCGCGAACTGGGCGTATGCCAAGACGCACAGCGACGTGGCGCTTTCCGGAGTGGGTACCGACGCCGGCTTCCCGGCAGCCACCACGGAACAGGACACCGTCAAGCTCTACGCCAACTACCGCATCCGCGAGAACATGTGGATCAACGGCAGCTACTGGTACGAGCACTTCCGTTCCAGCGACTGGCACAACGACGGCGTCACGCCGACCAGCGTGCCCAACCTGGTCGCGTTTGGCGAAGAGTCGCCGAGCTACCATGTGAATGTCGTCAGCGTGTCGCTGCGCTATCGCTTCTGA